From the Streptomonospora nanhaiensis genome, the window TGCCCGAAAAAGCGGATGCCGGGCGCTTTGGGCGCGCGCTACCGTTACATGTCGCGCCCTGCACGTCCAGCGCCTTTCTAACGAAAGCCCGGCGGGCCGCAACGCACCCCCCACCCACGTCGTCGCACCACCGCCGAGCAAGGGAGAAACCCGTGGCCAAACGCCATAACAGCCTTCTGGGCATCGGAGGGCAGCGCAAGCACATGTCCGCCGAGCAGCCCGGCTCCGCCCCCGGCCGCGCCGGCGCCCGCTCCGGCGCCGCCGCGCAGAAGGAGGAGCTGCTGCGCAAGATGCGCGAGCGCGCCCAGGCCGACCGGGCCGCCAAGGACGACGAGGCCGAGCGCCCCGCCGAGGACGACACCCGCGCCTGAGCGATGGCGCGGTGCGGGCCGCTCCGCCGACCGCGCCGCGCCATCGGCTCCCCGTGCGCGACCGCGCACCCGCGCCTCCGCGGCCCGCACCGGCCGCGGAGGCGTTCCTTCCTCTCCCGGGTGCCCGGCGCTCGCGCCGGGCCGCGCTCAGCCCCGCCCGGACGGGGCCGCGTCCCCGACCCGCTCCCCCGCCGGATCGGCCCGCCGACGGCGGTCGCCGACCCGCTTGGCGACGAGCGCGCCCGCCACCACCAGCAGCACCGCGTAGATGCCGACGGCGATCCCGCTGTCCACCAGGATCGCCGGGTCGCCCTGGCTCGCCGCCATCGCACGGCGCAGCTCCCCCTCGGCCAGCGGCCCCAGGATGACGCCGATCAGCACGGGCGCCACGGGGATGCCGTAGCGGCGCATCAGCAGCCCCAGCGCCCCGACCACGTACAGCGGCCCGACCTCGAAGACCGAGCCCTTGCCCGCGTAGACGCCGACCGAGGCGAAGACGACCAGGCCCGCGTACAGGTGCCGCCGGGGCAGCCGCAGCAGGCGCGCCCACAGCGGCGCGAACGGCAGGTTGATCACCAGCAGCAGCACCGTGCCCACGAACATGCTGGCCGGCAGCGCCCACACCAGGTCGCCCTCGCTCTCGAACAGCAGCGGGCCGGGCTGCATCCTGTACTGCTGGAACGCCGCGAGCATGACCGCCGCGGTCGCCGAGGTGGGCAGGCCCGGGCCCAGCAGCGGGATCATGGCGGTGGCGGTGGTGGCGTTGTTGGCCGCCTCGGGCCCGGCCACCCCCTCGATCGCCCCGCGGCCGAACTCGCTGCCGCCGCGCCGGCGGGCCAGTGCCTTCTCGGCCCCGTAGGACAGGAAGGTGGGGATCTCGGCGCCTCCGGCGGGCACCACGCCGAAGGGCAGCCCCAGCGCCGTGCCGCGCAGCCACGGCAGCCAGGACCGGCGCAGGTCGGCGCGGCTGAGCCACGGCGTGCCGCTGGCCAGGACGCGGTCGGCGGCCGCGCCGCCGGGGCGGAACCCGCCTCGCCGGCGCGCACCTCCAGCACGCCGCCGCCGAGCGCGACGGCGCCGATCGTCCCGGCGAGCATCTCGCGGCGGCTTGGGGCGGTCATCCTCATCGCTCTCCCGGGGGTCGGTGCGGGCAGGTGTCGCGGTGGCGGGGAAGCGCGCCCCGGCGGGGCGCGGGCGCACCGTGGCCTGCGTCCCGGTGCGCTGTGACGGGAGCCTATTGTACGAAAACGCATGTAAGTGCAATCCCTGTTCACGGGCAACGGAAGCCGCCGACGCGACGACCCGATCCCGCACGCACCTCCTTGAGCACACCGGAATGCTTCTGCTCGCCACCCGCCCCAAGGCGGGGCGAGGGCCTTCGGCACCCCTACGATGGGGCGTGATTGTACGTACCTGCATCATTGAACAATCAGCTGCCGAACCACCCTGGGGGGACGATGACCGGTCCGAACGAGGCGCGGGCGACGACGTCGGCGCCGCCGGTGCTGCGGGTGCTGGACGTCGGCGGTACCGCCTACCGCTACGTCCCGCTGGAGTACCTGCTCACCCGGCGCGAACTCGCGGCTGTGCCCTACTCCGTGCGCGTCCTGCTGGAGAACGTCGCCCGCCGGGCGCCCGAGTCCCTGCCCGAGGTGGTGGGCCGGATCCGCTCGGGCGCGGGCGCCTGCGAGGTCCCCTTCCACCCCAACCGGATCATGCTGCACGACACCACCTGCCTGCCCACGCTGGCCGACTTCGCCGCGCTGCGCGACATGGTGGCCGAACTGGGCGGCGACCCCGCCCGGGTCAACCCGGTGATCGACGCCGACCTCACCGTGGACCACTCGGTGATCGCCGA encodes:
- a CDS encoding DUF6243 family protein, producing the protein MAKRHNSLLGIGGQRKHMSAEQPGSAPGRAGARSGAAAQKEELLRKMRERAQADRAAKDDEAERPAEDDTRA